Proteins co-encoded in one bacterium genomic window:
- a CDS encoding HAMP domain-containing sensor histidine kinase, with the protein MEHRYRRNMILNVVERILTYTLGGVLGAALGYLVLSYWMPYLENERSTFIISAGVLVGILITAAILERKNAVVLKENSALREEAIALITHEMRTGLTSTGWAIKLITDKYRQAISPEDFTMLNGVISSIQTTVMHTVNLLDVSLRDIGKLSIVLEWTTLGKVEQMAREIAEKYRYGADEKGIKLTSDIKLDRDRNVEVDILRLRIVIENLLENSLQYTMLKEKSIVFRVTNDHVNMYIDVSDTGIGIPKVEQEKIFSEFYRASNARNKLGHGSGIGLYMCHQYVTAHHGTISFTSEQNSGTSFHVSIPLKSRENVTEFLEKV; encoded by the coding sequence ATGGAACACCGCTACCGTAGGAATATGATACTGAACGTAGTAGAGAGAATTCTCACGTATACGCTCGGAGGCGTTTTGGGTGCCGCTCTTGGCTACCTCGTCCTATCATATTGGATGCCTTATCTTGAGAATGAACGCTCTACGTTCATCATCTCGGCAGGCGTGCTTGTCGGTATATTGATAACCGCGGCAATACTTGAGAGAAAAAACGCTGTCGTTCTTAAGGAAAACAGCGCCTTGCGAGAAGAGGCCATCGCTCTTATTACGCATGAGATGCGCACCGGTCTCACGTCAACCGGTTGGGCTATAAAACTCATAACAGACAAGTACCGACAGGCGATATCTCCCGAGGACTTCACCATGCTAAACGGCGTCATCAGTTCCATTCAAACAACCGTCATGCACACGGTAAATCTTTTGGACGTCAGTTTGCGTGATATCGGCAAACTTTCCATAGTTCTTGAATGGACAACTCTCGGAAAAGTAGAGCAGATGGCGCGGGAAATCGCGGAAAAGTACCGCTACGGCGCCGACGAGAAGGGGATTAAGCTCACCTCCGACATTAAGCTTGACCGTGACCGAAATGTGGAAGTGGACATACTTCGCCTTCGTATTGTGATTGAAAATCTACTTGAGAACTCACTGCAATACACGATGCTCAAAGAAAAAAGTATAGTGTTTCGCGTGACAAACGACCATGTAAATATGTACATTGATGTTTCCGATACAGGTATAGGCATTCCGAAGGTTGAACAAGAAAAGATATTTTCGGAGTTCTACCGCGCGAGCAATGCCCGTAACAAATTGGGACACGGGAGCGGTATCGGTCTTTACATGTGTCATCAATATGTCACGGCACATCATGGCACTATTTCGTTTACTTCTGAACAAAACAGTGGAACATCTTTTCATGTATCAATACCGCTCAAGTCCCGTGAGAATGTAACTGAATTTCTGGAAAAGGTTTAG